A genomic region of Camelus ferus isolate YT-003-E chromosome 11, BCGSAC_Cfer_1.0, whole genome shotgun sequence contains the following coding sequences:
- the UTF1 gene encoding undifferentiated embryonic cell transcription factor 1 — translation MLLRPRRPPPPAPPSPASPDLEPRLAGGVPGTPPRRPASPGALAAPASPGSPASPGLPVSPRSAQRTPWSARETELLLGTLLQPAVWRALLLDRRQALPTYRRVSAALARQQVRRTPAQCRRRYKFLKDKVRDAHGQPPGPFDAQIRQLMGLLGDNGRRRARRRSPGPGRPPRGRRPAPAVPAEPGAPQLLAARGPDADPAWTLRFSPSPPKTAEDPRAPGSPTALSTFIPAPDRPEDPEPFRPPGSPPPPSPGRAREDSDSPPGRPEDHAPPQSAPPSLNAALLQTLGHLGDIVSILGPLRDQLLTLNQHVEQLRGSFDQTVSLAVGFILGSAAAERGVLTDPRQ, via the exons ATGCTGCTCCGGCCCCGGCGGCCGCCTCCGCCCGCGCCGCCGTCTCCTGCCAGCCCGGACCTCGAGCCGCGGCTGGCGGGGGGCGTCCCCGGGACCCCGCCCCGGAGGCCCGCCTCGCCTGGCGCGCTGGCGGCGCCCGCGTCCCCCGGGTCGCCCGCGTCCCCCGGGTTGCCCGTGTCCCCGCGCTCGGCGCAGCGCACGCCCTGGAGCGCGCGCGAGACGGAGCTGCTGCTGGGCACGCTGCTGCAGCCGGCCGTGTGGCGCGCGCTGCTGCTGGACCGCcgccaggccctgcccacctACCGCCGCGTGTCGGCCGCGCTCGCCCGCCAGCAGGTGCGGCGCACCCCTGCGCAGTGCCGCCGCCGCTACAAGTTCCTCAAGGACAAGGTCCGCGACGCGCACGGCCAGCCGCCCGGGCCCTTCGACGCGCAGATCCGCCAGCTCATGGGGCTGCTGGGCGACAACGGACGCAGACGCGCCCGCCGCCGCTCCCCCGGGCCCGGGCGCCCTCCGCGCGGCCGCCGGCCGGCCCCCGCCGTGCCCGCTGAGCCGG GCGCCCCACAGCTGCTCGCCGCCCGAGGCCCCGACGCGGACCCCGCCTGGACGCTCAGGTTCAGCCCGTCCCCGCCCAAGACTGCGGAAGACCCCCGCGCCCCCGGCTCGCCGACGGCGCTCTCCACCTTCATCCCGGCACCCGACCGCCCCGAGGACCCCGAGCCCTTCCGCCCCCCCGGCTCCCCACCGCCGCCGTCCCCCGGCCGCGCCCGGGAGGACTCCGACTCGCCGCCCGGCCGCCCGGAGGACCACGCGCCGCCGCAGTCTGCGCCGCCGTCGCTGAACGCCGCCCTCCTGCAGACCCTGGGGCACCTGGGCGACATCGTGTCCATCCTGGGCCCGCTGCGTGACCAGCTGCTGACCTTGAACCAGCACGTGGAGCAGCTGCGTGGCTCCTTCGACCAGACCGTGTCCCTGGCCGTGGGCTTCATCCTGGGCAGCGCTGCCGCTGAGCGCGGCGTCCTGACCGACCCGCGCCAGTAA